In Corythoichthys intestinalis isolate RoL2023-P3 chromosome 11, ASM3026506v1, whole genome shotgun sequence, a single genomic region encodes these proteins:
- the rnf4 gene encoding RING finger protein 4 — translation MSNSAPRKRRNVEGPLASAAKQRGGAKARRATRADRRAGADVGGPRSGITGPRAAPSPVVAETIDVMDNPEEDSSAEVVDLTSETSEAGHVVDLTNDTVLLLSDHDGDGRNSPGGSYVVSSDEDEPSNVGANVLSSLRARSTTRFTPGIISCPVCMDSYSEMVDSGRLVVSTKCGHVFCSQCLRDALSHSHTCPTCRKRLTPRQYHPLYI, via the exons ATGAGCAACAGC GCGCCGAGGAAACGACGGAACGTGGAGGGCCCGCTCGCGTCCGCTGCCAAACAACGCGGCGGCGCTAAGGCTCGCCGAGCGACCCGCGCCGATAGACGGGCCGGGGCCGATGTCGGCGGACCACGTAGCGGGATAACAGGTCCCCGAGCGGCTCCCTCGCCCGTCGTTGCGGAGACCATCGATGTGATGGACAACCCGGAGGAGGACA GCTCCGCCGAGGTGGTCGATCTGACGTCGGAGACGTCGGAAGCGGGGCACGTCGTCGATCTGACCAACGACACCGTCCTG CTCCTTTCAGATCACGACGGTGATGGGAGAAACTCCCCGGGAGGTAGCTACGTGGTCAGCAGCGATGAGGACGAGCCCTCCAATGTGGGCGCTAATGTCTTGTCCTCACTCCGGGCGCGGAGCACCACTAG ATTTACGCCGGGAATCATCAGCTGTCCCGTGTGTATGGACTCTTACTCGGAG ATGGTGGACAGCGGCCGGCTGGTGGTGTCCACCAAGTGCGGACACGTCTTCTGCAGCCAGTGCCTACGAGACGCCCTTTCCCACTCGCACACGTGCCCGACGTGTCGAAAACGCCTGACGCCTCGACAGTACCACCCCCTCTACATCTGA